The following are encoded in a window of Lacinutrix sp. WUR7 genomic DNA:
- the uvrA gene encoding excinuclease ABC subunit UvrA, with protein sequence MYTNISEVNPKQNIIIKGAKLHNLKNIDVVIPRNKLVVITGLSGSGKSSLAFDTLYAEGQRRYVESLSSYARQFLGRLNKPKVDYIKGIAPAIAIEQKVNSTNPRSTVGTSTEIYDYLKLLFARIGKTYSPKSGKEVKKDTVADVIKYVKSFAEGEKLLLLAPIHLEEGRELQDKLKVLNQQGYARIKVKDEIIRLDETQDIKANVKDIFLVVDRIITKEDEDFYNRLADATQTAFFEGKGECYLETLSDNKQQQFSNKFELDGITFLEPNVHLFSFNNPYGACPKCEGYGDVIGIDDDLVIPNTALSVYENAIFPWRGESMSWYKDQLVNNSHHYNFPIHKPYFELSAEQKQLIWTGNQYFEGLNNFFSELESKAYKIQNRVMLSRYRGKTKCKVCNGKRLRIEANYIKIGGATITDLVEMPLNKLAIFFKQLALSDNDLTIAKRLLKEINNRLSFLSNVGLDYLTLNRKSNSLSGGESQRINLATSLGSSLVGSMYILDEPSIGLHPKDTERLIVVLKALRDLGNTVIVVEHDEDIMIEADEIIDIGPEAGTFGGNVVATGTFKDILASNSLTAQYLNETLKIEIPKKRRTSKYAVEVIGARENNLKNIDVTFPLNMLTVVTGVSGSGKSTLVKKILFPAIQKHLTGFGDKPGQFTELKGNYTNVKHIEFIDQNPIGRSSRSNPVTYVKAYDDIRALYASQKLSKIRNYAAKHFSFNVDGGRCETCKGEGEVTIEMQFMADVHLECETCKGKRFKKEVLEVTFGNKSIDDILNLTIDDAIAFFTAHEQKKIQTKLQPLQDVGLGYVTLGQSSSTLSGGEAQRIKLATFLGKGSRQENALFIFDEPTTGLHFHDIQKLLKSFYALIEKGHSIIVVEHNLELIKCADHIIDLGPEGGETGGKLVAAGTPEEIVKIKASITGKYLKEKL encoded by the coding sequence ATGTACACTAATATTTCTGAAGTAAATCCGAAACAAAATATCATCATTAAAGGTGCAAAATTGCATAACCTTAAAAATATTGATGTCGTAATCCCAAGAAACAAATTAGTCGTAATTACGGGTTTATCTGGTTCTGGAAAGTCAAGTTTGGCTTTTGACACCTTATATGCAGAAGGACAAAGACGTTATGTTGAAAGTTTATCTAGTTATGCTAGACAGTTCTTAGGTCGGTTAAACAAACCTAAAGTAGATTATATTAAAGGAATTGCTCCTGCTATTGCTATCGAGCAAAAAGTAAATTCTACCAATCCCCGTTCTACCGTAGGTACTAGTACCGAAATTTACGATTACCTCAAACTTTTATTTGCTAGAATTGGTAAAACCTACTCTCCTAAATCTGGAAAAGAAGTAAAAAAAGATACCGTTGCAGATGTCATTAAATATGTAAAATCTTTTGCTGAAGGGGAAAAACTCTTGCTCCTCGCTCCTATTCATTTAGAAGAAGGAAGAGAATTACAAGACAAACTGAAGGTTTTAAATCAGCAAGGATATGCTAGAATTAAAGTTAAAGACGAAATTATTCGTTTAGACGAAACCCAAGATATTAAAGCGAATGTAAAAGATATCTTCTTGGTGGTAGATCGAATTATCACCAAAGAGGATGAAGACTTTTACAACCGACTAGCAGATGCAACACAAACCGCTTTTTTTGAAGGGAAAGGAGAATGTTACTTAGAAACCTTAAGCGATAATAAACAACAACAGTTTAGTAATAAGTTTGAATTGGATGGCATTACCTTTTTAGAACCAAATGTACATTTATTCAGTTTTAATAATCCTTATGGCGCTTGTCCTAAATGCGAAGGTTATGGAGATGTTATTGGTATCGATGACGATTTGGTAATCCCAAATACAGCACTTTCGGTGTATGAAAACGCTATTTTTCCTTGGCGTGGAGAAAGTATGAGTTGGTATAAAGATCAATTAGTAAATAATTCACATCATTATAATTTTCCTATTCATAAACCTTATTTTGAGTTAAGTGCAGAACAAAAGCAATTAATTTGGACTGGTAACCAATACTTTGAAGGTTTAAATAATTTCTTTTCCGAATTAGAAAGCAAAGCTTACAAAATTCAAAACCGAGTAATGTTATCGCGTTACAGAGGGAAAACAAAATGTAAAGTTTGTAACGGAAAACGTCTACGTATTGAAGCTAATTATATTAAAATTGGTGGCGCAACCATTACAGATTTAGTAGAAATGCCTTTAAATAAATTGGCCATTTTCTTTAAGCAGTTAGCGCTAAGTGATAATGACTTAACTATTGCTAAACGACTTTTAAAAGAAATAAACAATAGACTTTCCTTTTTATCTAATGTAGGTTTAGACTACCTAACTTTAAACCGAAAATCGAATTCACTATCTGGAGGAGAAAGTCAGCGTATTAACCTCGCAACCTCTTTAGGTAGTAGCTTGGTTGGTTCTATGTATATTTTAGATGAACCAAGTATTGGTCTGCATCCAAAAGATACCGAGCGTTTAATAGTAGTATTAAAAGCGCTTCGTGACTTAGGAAATACTGTAATTGTGGTAGAGCATGATGAAGACATCATGATAGAAGCTGACGAAATTATAGATATCGGACCAGAAGCTGGTACTTTTGGTGGAAATGTAGTTGCTACAGGAACATTTAAAGATATTTTAGCTTCTAATTCCTTAACGGCTCAATATTTAAATGAAACACTAAAAATTGAAATTCCTAAAAAACGAAGAACTTCTAAATATGCTGTGGAAGTAATTGGCGCTAGAGAAAATAATCTTAAAAATATAGATGTAACTTTTCCTTTAAACATGCTAACTGTAGTTACAGGAGTTTCTGGAAGTGGAAAAAGTACACTAGTAAAAAAGATTCTATTTCCTGCCATACAAAAGCATCTTACTGGTTTTGGAGATAAGCCAGGACAGTTTACAGAGTTAAAGGGAAACTATACCAATGTAAAACATATTGAATTTATAGACCAGAACCCAATTGGTCGTTCTTCACGTTCAAATCCGGTTACTTATGTAAAGGCTTATGATGATATTCGCGCTTTATACGCTAGTCAGAAATTAAGTAAAATACGAAACTACGCTGCCAAACATTTTAGTTTTAATGTAGATGGCGGTCGTTGTGAAACCTGTAAAGGAGAAGGTGAAGTTACTATTGAAATGCAATTCATGGCAGATGTCCATTTAGAATGTGAAACTTGTAAAGGAAAGCGTTTTAAAAAGGAAGTATTAGAAGTCACTTTTGGTAATAAAAGTATTGATGATATTTTAAACCTTACTATAGACGATGCGATTGCGTTTTTTACAGCACACGAACAGAAAAAGATACAAACTAAACTACAGCCATTGCAAGATGTTGGTTTAGGTTATGTTACTTTAGGTCAGAGTTCTTCTACCCTTTCTGGTGGAGAAGCACAACGTATTAAACTTGCCACCTTTTTAGGAAAAGGTTCCCGACAAGAAAATGCCCTATTTATATTTGATGAACCAACCACAGGATTACATTTTCATGATATTCAAAAATTACTAAAATCTTTTTACGCTTTAATTGAAAAAGGACATTCTATCATCGTTGTTGAGCACAATTTAGAATTGATTAAATGTGCAGATCATATTATTGATTTAGGTCCTGAAGGAGGAGAAACTGGAGGTAAACTAGTAGCTGCAGGAACTCCGGAAGAAATTGTAAAAATAAAAGCCTCCATTACTGGGAAGTATTTGAAGGAGAAACTTTAA
- a CDS encoding RNA polymerase sigma factor: MQKELTTDATLVSNYIKGDESALGILITRHKQRIYSFIYSKVYDKDIAEDIFQDTFIKVIRTLKKGSYNEEGKFLPWVMRISHNLVIDHFRKSNRMPKFSNTGEFSIFSVLSDSALDAEKTIIKEQVERDVRRVMDELPEDQKEVLVMRMYNDMSFKEISEKTGVSINTALGRMRYALINMRKIIDKHNIILTN, encoded by the coding sequence ATGCAAAAAGAACTTACAACCGACGCTACTCTTGTTAGTAACTACATTAAAGGAGATGAAAGCGCACTAGGAATTTTAATTACCAGACACAAACAGCGAATCTACAGTTTTATATACTCTAAAGTATATGACAAAGATATTGCAGAAGATATTTTTCAAGATACTTTTATTAAGGTTATACGAACATTAAAAAAAGGTTCTTATAATGAAGAAGGTAAGTTTTTACCTTGGGTTATGCGTATCTCTCATAATTTGGTTATCGATCATTTTAGAAAAAGTAATCGAATGCCTAAATTTAGTAATACGGGTGAATTTAGTATTTTTTCTGTACTGAGTGATAGTGCTTTGGATGCCGAAAAAACAATCATTAAAGAACAGGTAGAACGTGATGTACGACGTGTTATGGATGAGTTACCAGAAGATCAAAAAGAGGTTTTGGTAATGCGTATGTATAACGATATGAGCTTTAAAGAAATTTCTGAAAAAACAGGTGTAAGCATAAACACTGCTTTGGGTAGAATGCGATATGCTTTAATTAACATGCGAAAAATTATTGATAAGCATAATATTATTTTGACTAATTAA
- the nth gene encoding endonuclease III, translating into MTKQEKVDFVITTLNKLYPEIPIPLDHKDPYTLLIAVLLSAQCTDVRVNKITPLLFAKADNPYDMIKLSVEEIKEIIRPCGLSPMKSKGIYGLSKILIEKHNGIVPQSFEYLEELPAVGHKTASVVMSQAFGVPAFPVDTHIHRLMYRWNLTNGKNVTQTEKDAKRIFPKELWNDLHLQIIWYGREYSPARGWDLEKDIITKTIGRSTVLKAYYANSK; encoded by the coding sequence ATGACCAAACAAGAAAAAGTAGATTTTGTTATAACAACGTTAAACAAGCTATATCCAGAAATACCAATTCCATTAGACCATAAAGATCCATATACGTTGCTAATTGCTGTTTTACTTTCTGCACAATGTACAGATGTAAGAGTAAATAAAATTACCCCTTTACTCTTTGCAAAAGCAGATAACCCTTATGATATGATAAAACTTTCTGTGGAAGAAATTAAGGAAATCATTAGACCTTGCGGATTGTCGCCAATGAAAAGTAAAGGCATCTATGGTTTATCAAAAATTTTAATTGAAAAACATAATGGTATTGTTCCTCAAAGTTTCGAATATTTAGAAGAACTTCCAGCTGTAGGGCACAAAACCGCTAGTGTAGTTATGAGTCAAGCATTTGGAGTTCCTGCTTTTCCTGTAGACACACATATACATCGATTAATGTACCGATGGAATTTAACCAACGGAAAAAACGTTACGCAAACCGAAAAAGACGCCAAACGAATATTTCCAAAAGAACTTTGGAATGATTTACACTTACAAATTATTTGGTATGGTAGAGAATATTCTCCAGCACGAGGATGGGATTTAGAAAAGGATATTATTACTAAAACTATTGGTAGAAGTACTGTTTTAAAAGCGTATTACGCGAATAGCAAATAA
- the bcp gene encoding thioredoxin-dependent thiol peroxidase codes for MKTLQVGDTVPNFTVNNQDGEAISLSDYKGKKLIVFFYPKASTPGCTAEACNLRDNYKVLQEKGYELLGVSADSEKRQTNFRNKYVFPFPLLADEDKVVINAFGVWGEKKFMGKTYDGIHRKTFIVDENGVVARVIDKVKTKDHAAQILE; via the coding sequence ATGAAGACATTACAGGTAGGAGATACGGTTCCAAATTTCACAGTGAATAATCAAGATGGTGAAGCAATATCTTTAAGCGATTATAAAGGAAAGAAACTGATTGTTTTCTTTTACCCAAAAGCGAGTACACCTGGTTGTACGGCAGAGGCTTGTAATTTACGAGATAATTACAAAGTATTACAAGAGAAAGGTTACGAGTTACTAGGTGTTAGTGCCGATTCTGAAAAAAGACAAACCAATTTTAGAAATAAATATGTGTTTCCTTTTCCGTTATTGGCAGATGAAGATAAAGTCGTTATTAATGCTTTTGGTGTTTGGGGAGAAAAGAAATTTATGGGAAAAACCTATGATGGTATTCATAGAAAAACTTTTATTGTGGATGAAAATGGAGTAGTAGCGAGAGTTATTGATAAAGTGAAAACAAAAGATCACGCAGCACAGATTTTAGAATAA
- a CDS encoding TonB-dependent receptor produces MEITIKGDKEFDEIPSLKTKALRINLNENIYGTFAEIGAGQETVRQFFRAGGASGTIAKAMSAYDKAFSDAIYGIEEDKRYVTEARLRKMLNHEVRLMEERLTRDDHPNKLFFSYANTVATIDFAKKYKGHGWVGIKYQIDPDQDYNEIILHLRFKENDARLQQETLGILGTNLIYGAFYKYNEPKKLLKYLYDHLDKDQLEIDTINFSGPAFEDVDNRLMSLQLVKNGMTDAIMFAPDGNNVLPARVLYKKNILALRGSFRPVTKVNMDMFHKSYDMFIKENKVDEEKTQVIFEITLSNLRAEGEIDEQDFMDRARLLCSLGQTVLISNFQEYYKLVEYFSQYSKARMGLAMGVNNLVDIFDEKYYRHLSGGILEAFGKLFFKDLRVYLYPMENGDGTLTTSEDLKVHPRMKELYKFFKYNGKVVDIADYDPKILSVFSRKVLKMISNGESGWEGMLPEGVSKIIKEKSLFSCETEEIYSEDQ; encoded by the coding sequence ATGGAAATAACCATTAAAGGTGATAAAGAGTTTGATGAAATTCCTTCGTTGAAAACAAAAGCACTTCGAATAAACTTAAACGAAAACATTTACGGAACCTTTGCCGAAATAGGCGCTGGACAAGAAACTGTTCGTCAATTCTTTAGAGCTGGAGGAGCTTCTGGTACCATAGCTAAAGCAATGTCTGCTTATGATAAAGCCTTTAGTGATGCCATTTATGGTATTGAAGAAGATAAGCGTTATGTAACCGAAGCGCGTTTACGTAAAATGTTAAATCATGAAGTTAGACTAATGGAAGAGCGATTAACTCGTGATGACCATCCTAATAAATTATTTTTCTCGTACGCAAATACAGTAGCAACTATAGATTTTGCTAAAAAATACAAAGGCCATGGTTGGGTAGGTATTAAATACCAAATAGATCCAGATCAAGATTATAACGAAATTATATTACACCTTCGTTTTAAAGAAAACGATGCGAGACTACAACAAGAAACTTTAGGTATTTTAGGTACGAACCTAATTTATGGTGCTTTTTATAAGTACAACGAACCTAAAAAATTATTAAAATATTTATACGATCACTTAGATAAAGACCAACTAGAAATTGATACTATTAATTTCTCTGGTCCTGCTTTTGAAGATGTAGATAATAGATTAATGAGTTTACAACTGGTTAAAAATGGCATGACAGATGCTATTATGTTTGCACCAGATGGAAACAATGTTTTACCAGCAAGAGTACTTTATAAGAAGAATATATTAGCACTTCGTGGTAGCTTTAGACCTGTTACAAAGGTAAATATGGATATGTTTCATAAATCTTATGACATGTTTATAAAAGAAAATAAAGTAGACGAAGAAAAGACACAAGTAATTTTTGAAATTACATTATCTAATCTTCGTGCGGAAGGTGAAATAGACGAGCAAGACTTTATGGATAGAGCAAGATTACTTTGTTCTCTTGGTCAAACCGTTTTAATATCCAACTTCCAAGAATATTACAAACTGGTAGAATACTTCTCACAATACTCTAAAGCCAGAATGGGACTTGCAATGGGAGTGAATAATTTAGTCGATATTTTTGACGAGAAATATTACCGTCATTTAAGTGGAGGAATTCTAGAAGCTTTTGGTAAATTATTCTTTAAAGATTTACGTGTGTATTTATATCCTATGGAAAATGGAGATGGTACTTTAACAACAAGTGAAGATTTAAAAGTACATCCTAGAATGAAAGAATTATATAAATTCTTTAAGTACAACGGAAAAGTAGTAGATATAGCAGATTATGATCCTAAAATACTTTCTGTATTTTCTCGTAAAGTTTTAAAAATGATATCTAACGGAGAATCCGGTTGGGAAGGCATGCTTCCTGAAGGTGTATCTAAAATTATAAAAGAGAAAAGTTTATTTAGTTGCGAAACCGAAGAGATTTATAGCGAAGATCAATAA
- a CDS encoding MBL fold metallo-hydrolase: MKVTFLGTGTSQGIPVIGSTHPVCLSNNPKDKRLRVSVMITHNDNVYVIDCGPDFRAQMLKQNATKLDAILFTHEHADHTAGLDDIRPFFFKQGDIPIYAHQRVLESLRRRFDYIFETENKYPGAPSVAQNRITNAPFYIEDFKVTPINGMHNNLQVFGFRLEDFAYLTDMKTVADEEIEKLKNLDVLVINALREKEHISHFNLEEALAFIEKVKPKKAYLTHISHWLGFHDEVQQKLPENVYLAYDGLTINL; this comes from the coding sequence TTGAAAGTAACTTTTCTTGGCACAGGAACTTCACAAGGTATTCCAGTTATTGGAAGCACACATCCGGTATGTTTAAGCAATAATCCAAAAGATAAAAGGTTGCGTGTTTCTGTAATGATTACGCATAATGATAACGTGTATGTTATAGACTGCGGACCAGATTTTAGAGCGCAAATGCTGAAACAAAATGCAACCAAATTAGATGCTATTTTGTTTACGCATGAACATGCAGACCATACTGCAGGATTAGATGACATAAGACCTTTCTTTTTTAAACAAGGCGATATTCCTATTTATGCGCATCAAAGAGTATTGGAATCTCTTAGAAGACGATTTGATTATATTTTTGAAACTGAAAACAAATATCCAGGAGCACCAAGTGTTGCGCAAAATAGGATAACAAATGCGCCATTTTATATTGAAGATTTTAAAGTTACTCCAATTAATGGGATGCATAATAATTTGCAAGTTTTCGGATTCCGATTAGAAGATTTTGCATATTTAACAGATATGAAAACAGTTGCAGACGAAGAGATTGAAAAGCTTAAAAACTTAGATGTTTTGGTAATTAATGCATTGCGCGAAAAAGAACATATTTCCCATTTTAATTTAGAAGAAGCATTAGCATTTATTGAAAAAGTAAAACCTAAAAAAGCCTATTTAACACATATAAGTCATTGGCTAGGTTTTCATGATGAAGTACAACAAAAACTTCCTGAAAACGTTTATCTGGCTTATGATGGATTAACCATTAACCTATAA
- a CDS encoding hydrolase, with product MKSKIFMYLFIFTALLVVFQYVNSKNVFEADTAQLEGYKTKIEKYKDSVTVLGDKAFQYSEFSLGYSDEALDYIEKRGYDSDQLIALIEESLYELNLKEGDNPLVPYAAMSSGGKMIINAIRVLNHKWLICNFNDGEYWGELFLKYTIGENGEIIFEVVDSLLYTTN from the coding sequence ATGAAGAGTAAAATTTTTATGTACTTATTTATTTTCACAGCATTACTTGTTGTTTTTCAATATGTAAATTCTAAAAATGTATTTGAAGCGGATACAGCCCAACTAGAGGGGTATAAAACGAAAATTGAAAAGTATAAAGATTCTGTCACTGTTTTAGGGGATAAAGCTTTTCAATATTCCGAATTTAGTTTAGGCTATTCTGATGAAGCTTTAGACTATATAGAAAAACGTGGTTATGATAGTGACCAATTAATAGCACTTATTGAAGAATCTCTTTATGAGTTAAATTTAAAGGAAGGAGATAATCCCTTAGTGCCTTATGCTGCAATGTCTTCTGGCGGAAAAATGATTATTAATGCGATTCGCGTTCTAAACCACAAATGGTTAATTTGTAACTTTAATGATGGCGAATATTGGGGCGAATTATTTTTAAAATATACCATTGGCGAAAACGGTGAAATTATTTTTGAAGTTGTAGATTCCCTTTTATATACAACTAATTAA
- a CDS encoding DUF4249 domain-containing protein: protein MKTKTYSLFGLAILLIVFACREPYEVETLTFEDILVVESTITNELKHQVVKLSRTFILEESEPVTEENATVWVEDSNNNIYSFSQNTEGQYISNIPFQAINNLEYSLYISTQDGNEYKSKPSILTAESEITNLYSELLTNDDGEEGIQIFLDSENQNSDTRYFRYEYEETYQIIAPNYVNEEAYIFNYSAVPFGGNTLVDFSFSFPNRTQEERVCYGFNNSTGILQASTNDLIFNTVSKLPVHFINKNNGVLRDRYSILVKQYSQSIEAYTFYKVVNELGNIGSVLSQNQPGYVTGNIESTTNPNSKVIGYFSVESIATKRIYFSHNDFAILRPDYLYKCEKIALDGSDNTLSDRTPNQRAEIYRLLTLNADINFNYSITYNLSSSELPNNINDYWILTNPECGDCTSVGSNIQPDFWED from the coding sequence ATGAAAACAAAAACATATAGTCTTTTCGGGTTAGCAATACTTCTAATTGTTTTTGCATGTAGAGAACCCTATGAAGTAGAAACCTTAACTTTTGAAGATATTCTAGTTGTAGAAAGCACTATTACTAACGAATTAAAACATCAAGTTGTAAAATTATCTAGAACATTCATTCTTGAAGAAAGCGAACCAGTAACTGAAGAAAATGCCACAGTTTGGGTAGAAGATAGTAATAATAATATATACTCATTTTCTCAAAATACTGAAGGGCAATATATTTCAAACATACCTTTTCAAGCAATTAATAACTTAGAATACTCACTATATATTAGTACCCAAGATGGAAATGAGTATAAATCTAAACCAAGTATTTTGACAGCAGAATCTGAAATAACTAATCTCTATTCAGAACTTCTAACTAATGATGATGGTGAGGAAGGTATTCAAATATTTTTAGATAGTGAAAATCAAAATAGCGACACTAGATATTTTAGATATGAATATGAAGAAACATATCAAATTATAGCACCTAACTATGTAAACGAAGAGGCCTATATATTTAATTATAGTGCAGTTCCTTTTGGTGGTAACACTTTAGTTGATTTTAGTTTTTCTTTTCCTAATAGAACTCAAGAAGAGCGTGTTTGTTATGGCTTTAACAATTCTACTGGAATTTTACAAGCCTCTACTAATGATCTTATTTTTAATACTGTTTCAAAGCTTCCTGTTCATTTTATTAACAAAAACAATGGTGTTCTTAGAGACCGCTATAGTATTCTTGTAAAACAGTATTCACAATCAATCGAGGCCTATACTTTTTATAAAGTAGTAAATGAATTAGGAAATATTGGAAGTGTCTTATCACAAAACCAACCTGGATATGTTACTGGTAATATAGAATCTACAACTAACCCTAACTCAAAAGTTATCGGTTACTTTTCGGTAGAATCAATTGCAACAAAAAGAATATATTTTAGTCATAATGATTTTGCAATACTTAGACCCGACTATTTATATAAATGTGAAAAAATAGCCTTAGATGGTTCAGATAACACTCTCAGTGACCGCACACCTAATCAAAGAGCAGAAATATATAGACTTTTAACCTTAAATGCAGATATAAATTTTAACTACAGTATCACTTATAATTTATCTAGTTCTGAATTACCTAATAACATAAATGATTATTGGATACTTACAAATCCAGAATGTGGAGATTGCACATCAGTTGGGTCTAATATACAACCAGATTTTTGGGAAGATTAA